The Brassica napus cultivar Da-Ae chromosome C7, Da-Ae, whole genome shotgun sequence genome has a segment encoding these proteins:
- the LOC111207722 gene encoding senescence/dehydration-associated protein At4g35985, chloroplastic, with product MEPSPSPKLYPTIDTSTTTAPLPISSSSSSTNNLYPSLDVNDLVNNIFPDQTTTTASAPPVSTEEVILTIHGAILHLIDKSYSVELAVGELQILRLVQGDITVAVFARVADEIQWPLTKDAPAVKVDESHYFFSLRPVNESGSDHPADNNDILNYGLTIASKGQEPLLEKLDEILADYSSFTEEKVETAMDLTAAKETSPSELTGKRKKMVEKQCTAYWTTLAPNVEDYSGVAAKMIAAGSGQLIKGILWCGDVTMDRLVWGNDFMKRKLTKAEKEREVSPATLRRLKRVRKMTKMTEKVAKGVLSGAVKVSGFFTSSVVNSAAGKKLFGLLPGEMVLATLDGFNKVCDAVEVAGKNVMKTTSTVTTEIVDHKYGAKTAEATNAGLGAAGHALGTAWTVFKLRQVLNPKSAVKPSSLASTVIKTAAKERKKGKKSSK from the exons ATGGAACCTTCTCCAAGTCCCAAGCTTTACCCAACCATCGACACTTCAACCACCACCGCTCCTCTCCCGATCTCCTCCTCGTCCTCGTCTACCAACAATCTCTACCCCTCACTCGACGTGAACGATCTCGTCAACAACATCTTCCCCGATCAAACAACGACGACAGCCTCTGCTCCTCCGGTATCAACGGAGGAAGTGATTCTCACAATCCACGGTGCGATCCTCCACCTCATCGACAAATCCTACAGCGTCGAGCTCGCCGTCGGAGAGCTCCAGATCCTCCGGCTCGTTCAGGGAGACATCACCGTCGCGGTTTTCGCCCGCGTCGCCGACGAGATCCAGTGGCCGTTGACCAAAGACGCACCCGCCGTGAAAGTCGACGAGTCTCACTACTTCTTCTCGCTCCGACCCGTTAACGAATCCGGGTCGGATCACCCCGCCGACAACAACGACATATTAAACTACGGACTCACCATCGCTTCCAAGGGACAAGAACCGTTGCTGGAGAAGCTAGACGAGATCTTAGCTGACTACAGCAGCTTCACGGAGGAGAAAGTGGAGACCGCGATGGATTTAACGGCGGCGAAGGAGACGTCGCCGTCGGAGTTGACggggaagaggaagaagatggtgGAGAAGCAGTGCACGGCGTACTGGACGACGCTGGCTCCCAACGTGGAGGACTACAGTGGAGTGGCGGCGAAGATGATCGCTGCTGGCTCGGGACAGCTGATCAAAGGGATACTTTGGTGTGGAGATGTGACGATGGATCGTCTCGTGTGGGGTAACGACTTTATGAAACGGAAGCTGACGAAAGCGGAGAAGGAGAGAGAAGTTAGCCCTGCTACTCTCAGACGTCTCAAAAG AGTGAGAAAGATGACGAAGATGACGGAGAAAGTGGCGAAAGGAGTGCTTTCCGGGGCTGTGAAAGTTTCTGGATTCTTCACTAGCTCAGTGGTGAATAGCGCAGCTGGGAAGAAACTATTTGGTCTTCTTCCTGGAGAAATGGTTCTTGCAACACTTGACGGATTCA ACAAGGTATGTGATGCTGTTGAAGTAGCGGGAAAGAACGTTATGAAAACAACTTCAACTGTTACTACTGAAATTGTCGATCACAA GTATGGAGCAAAGACAGCTGAGGCGACAAACGCTGGGCTTGGAGCAGCTGGGCATGCTCTTGGAACGGCGTGGACAGTGTTTAAGTTAAGACAAGTTCTCAACCCAAAGAGTGCAGTTAAGCCATCATCGCTGGCTTCAACTGTAATTAAAACGGCAGCTAAAGAAAGGAAGAAGGGGAAAAAGAGTTCCAAGTAG
- the LOC111207447 gene encoding ras-related protein RABB1b-like encodes MSYDYLFKYIIIGDTGVGKSCLLLQFTDKRFQPVHDLTIGVEFGARMVTVDGRPLKLQIWDTAGQESFRSITRSYYRGAAGALLVYDITRRETFNHLASWLEDARQHANPNMSIMLIGNKCDLAHKRAVSKEEGQQFAKEHGLLFLEASARTAQNVEEAFIKTAAKILHNIQDGVFDVSNESSGIKVGYGRPQGAAGGRDGAISQGSGCCG; translated from the exons ATGTCTTACGATTACCTCTTCAAGTACATAATCATCGGCGACACAG GTGTCGGAAAATCATGCTTGCTTCTGCAATTCACTGACAAGAGGTTCCAACCAGTCCACGATCTCACCATTGGTGTCGAGTTCGGCGCTCGCATGGTCACCGTCGATGGACGCCCCCTCAAACTCCAAATTTGGGACACC GCTGGACAAGAGTCGTTTAGATCCATCACTAGATCGTATTACAGAGGAGCAGCTGGAGCTTTGCTTGTTTACGACATCACCAG GAGAGAGACGTTTAACCATCTGGCGAGCTGGTTAGAGGATGCTCGGCAACATGCTAATCCCAACATGAGTATTATGCTGATTGGGAACAAATGCGATCTCGCTCACAAGAGAGCTGTTAGCAAAGAGGAGGGTCAACAGTTTGCTAAAGAACATGGACTCTTGTTCTTAGAAGCTTCTGCTAGAACTGCTCAAAACGTTGAGGAG GCCTTCATAAAGACGGCAGCAAAGATCCTCCACAACATTCAGGATGGCGTCTTTGATGTATCCAATGAG TCATCAGGTATTAAGGTTGGCTACGGGCGTCCTCAAGGTGCAGCTGGAGGAAGAGATGGTGCCATCTCTCAAGGAAGTGGCTGTTGTGGTTAA
- the LOC111207724 gene encoding glutamic acid-rich protein-like, producing MSRCFPFPPPGYVVNGIRDEAMIESIKGAEDKCYKEQRKKERKRDNKENKDKKDKKRKERERGEGESEKHSHKRRRKEEVAKDVQNNQKVDVFGKLKESEINCLEKSSLTVERELVQSTSQNSCDSTLNSNDKVKQPLNGRHNSNELPKEMEKEKQPLDGRHNNNNDSESIIRIRLPIRRPKDPEVMVMTNKDQPCPSREIKLDSLVTKEQPQQHPCSTSAPQQEKRKKHTSSRKHKEKKKVPSSTTEETYQPSRLCRLCPPSVAEHFLNVVENWVPNTIESSVELTNSEDDDESWWLMKKKKPSSHKIDTCKQLNRNNETKEVLISSSIAWPRASLLPEAHVYALPYTVPF from the exons ATGTCTCGGTGTTTCCCGTTCCCGCCACCTGGCTATGTAGTGAACGGAATCCGCGATGAGGCTATGATCGAATCGATCAAG GGGGCTGAGGACAAGTGTTATAAAGaacagaggaagaaggagagaaAAAGAGATAACAAAGAGAACAAGGATAAGAAGGATAAAAAGAGGAAGGAGAGGGAAAGAGGGGAAGGGGAAAGCGAAAAACACTCTCATAAGAGAAGGCGAAAAGAGGAAGTTGCCAAAGATGTTCAGAACAACCAGAAAGTTGATGTTTTTGGCAAACTAAAAGAAAGTGAAATAAACTGTTTGGAGAAGAGCAGCCTTACTGTGGAACGTGAGCTGGTTCAGTCCACGTCTCAAAACTCTTGTGATAGCACTCTTAACAGCAATGACAAGGTTAAGCAGCCTCTCAATGGTAGACATAACAGCAATGAGCTACCTAAGgagatggagaaggagaagcaGCCTCTCGATGGTAGACATAATAACAACAACGACTCTG AAAGCATCATTCGGATTCGGTTGCCTATTCGAAGGCCGAAAGATCCTGAGGTGATGGTGATGACCAACAAGGATCAACCTTGTCCTTCCCGGGAAATAAAGTTAGATAGTCTTGTTACTAAAGAGCAGCCGCAACAACATCCTTGTTCCACTTCTGCACcacaacaagagaagagaaaaaaacacaCTTCCTCAAGGAAacacaaagagaagaagaaagtgcCGTCTTCTACTACTGAAGAAACTTATCAACCTTCAAGGCTATGCAGGTTGTGCCCTCCATCAGTGGCGGAGCACTTCTTGAATGTAGTTGAGAATTGGGTCCCTAACACGATCGAGAGCAGCGTAGAGCTAACTAACTCTGAAGATGACGACGAATCTtggtggttgatgaagaagaagaagccaagtaGCCACAAGATCGACACATGCAAACAGCTTAACAGAAACAATGAGACCAAGGAAGTACTAATAAGCAGTTCAATAGCATGGCCACGTGCTAGCCTTTTACCAGAAGCTCATGTCTACGCCTTACCTTACACCGTCCCTTTCTGA
- the LOC111207427 gene encoding F-box protein At4g35930, with protein MGKVSPKDSDSKISTRKKKLKSSNNKYLKPGALVQLCYSKASATAKSNNDLGKKRVPVFDTKPARSSVIAVEDVSSPRSPLLSSPVNVVKRSSLVRPMKFDDLQVESSKKSPLMLSPVGVVMQNSLLRTPKTPQAEPCDSESQFEALPMDLLVKIVCHLHHDELKAVFHVSQRIRAAAVIARQYHFNYTTPDRSRQEMLSVLTPMPINRWPFVSKGDENYRIMGSPHTPKAPRHAPRPPCRTKLAEMKQITAVLFQDPTAFPSRCSVPSVLQRPTLFKPLAPKHPRVLFYEDELCQAVAQNNLQ; from the exons ATGGGGAAGGTATCACCGAAGGATTCGGATTCGAAGATCtcaacgaggaagaagaagctgaagagttCGAATAACAAGTACTTAAAGCCTGGGGCTCTTGTTCAGCTTTGTTACAGCAAAGCTTCGGCTACGGCTAAGTCTAATAATGATTTGGGGAAGAAACGTGTACCTGTGTTTGATACTAAGCCTGCTAGGAGCAGTGTGATTGCTGTGGAAGATGTTAGTTCTCCCAGGAGCCCTCTTTTATCGTCCCCTGTTAACGTTGTTAAGAGGAGCAGTCTGGTGAGGCCGATGAAGTTCGATGATTTGCAGGTGGAGAGTAGTAAGAAGAGTCCTTTAATGTTATCTCCTGTGGGTGTTGTTATGCAAAACTCGCTGTTGAGGACGCCGAAGACGCCGCAAGCTGAGCCTTGTGATTCTGAGTCTCAGTTTGAGGCTCTTCCCATGGATTTATTG GTTAAGATTGTGTGTCATCTGCACCATGACGAGCTGAAGGCAGTGTTCCATGTTTCTCAGAGAATAAGGGCAGCT GCTGTGATTGCAAGACAGTATCATTTCAATTATACAACGCCAGACCGCTCAAGGCAGGAGATGCTGAGTGTTCTGACCCCAATGCCAATAAATCGTTGGCCATTTGTTAG CAAGGGTGATGAAAACTATAGGATCATGGGAAGCCCACACACCCCAAAGGCACCGAGACATGCTCCTCGGCCACCTTGCCGAACTAAACTAGCGGAGATGAAGCAAATCACCGCCGTTCTTTTCCAAGACCCGACGGCTTTCCCTTCGAGGTGCAGCGTTCCTTCGGTTCTCCAGAGGCCGACTTTGTTCAAACCACTGGCTCCAAAGCACCCTCGTGTGCTCTTCTATGAAGATGAGTTATGTCAAGCTGTTGCTCAAAACAACCTTCAGTGA
- the LOC111207752 gene encoding cold shock protein 1 yields the protein MALEDQSAARSTGKVNWFNDSKGYGFITPDGGGEELFVHQSSIVSEGYRSLAIDDLVEFEITQGTDGKTKAVDVTAPGGAPLKKKETSSRGGSARRVGGGGGCYNCGEAGHMAKDCRDDGGERGGGASCYSCGESGHLARDCVQKSSGGERGGASGGGGCYTCGEAGHFARDCVQKGNGGERGSGGGGACYTCGGVGHMARDCATKRQSGTCYECGGTGHLARDCDQRGSGGGGGKCYKCGEGGHFARECSVA from the coding sequence ATGGCGTTAGAGGATCAATCCGCGGCGAGATCCACCGGGAAAGTGAACTGGTTCAACGATTCCAAGGGATACGGTTTCATCACCCCCGACGGCGGCGGAGAAGAGCTTTTCGTTCACCAATCCTCCATCGTCTCCGAAGGTTACAGGAGTCTAGCCATCGACGATTTGGTCGAGTTCGAAATCACTCAGGGAACCGACGGGAAGACCAAAGCTGTTGACGTTACTGCTCCCGGCGGCGCTCCTCTTAAAAAGAAGGAGACTAGCTCCCGCGGTGGCTCCGCTAGGCGAGTCGGCGGCGGCGGAGGGTGTTATAATTGCGGCGAAGCTGGTCATATGGCTAAGGATTGCCGTGACGACGGTGGTGAGCGTGGAGGAGGAGCGTCTTGTTACAGTTGTGGTGAGTCTGGTCACTTGGCTAGGGATTGCGTTCAGAAATCAAGCGGCGGTGAACGTGGAGGAGCCTCCGGTGGTGGCGGGTGCTACACTTGCGGTGAAGCTGGTCATTTTGCTAGGGATTGCGTTCAGAAAGGAAACGGCGGTGAACGTGGAAGCGGCGGCGGCGGTGCTTGTTACACGTGTGGTGGAGTCGGTCACATGGCGAGGGACTGTGCGACGAAGAGACAGTCTGGTACTTGTTACGAGTGTGGTGGTACTGGTCACTTGGCGCGTGATTGTGACCAGAGAGGAAGCGGTGGAGGTGGTGGAAAGTGCTACAAGTGTGGTGAAGGAGGTCATTTTGCAAGGGAATGTTCTGTTGCTTGA
- the LOC111207723 gene encoding rac-like GTP-binding protein ARAC1 codes for MSASRFIKCVTVGDGAVGKTCLLISYTSNTFPTDYVPTVFDNFSANVVVNGATVNLGLWDTAGQEDYNRLRPLSYRGADVFILAFSLISKASYENVSKKWIPELKHYAPGVPIVLVGTKLDLRDDKQFFIDHPGAVPITTAQGEELKKLIEAPAYIECSSKSQENVKGVFDAAIRVVLQPPKQKKKKSKAQKACSIL; via the exons ATGAGTGCATCAAGGTTCATAAAATGCGTCACGGTTGGTGATGGAGCTGTTGGCAAAACATGTTTGCTTATCTCTTACACCAGCAACACCTTTCCCACG GACTATGTTCCGACTGTTTTTGATAACTTTAGTGCCAATGTGGTTGTTAATGGAGCGACGGTCAATCTAGGCTTGTGGGATACTGCAG GGCAGGAGGACTACAACAGATTAAGACCATTGAGTTACCGTGGTGCAGATGTTTTCATTCTAGCCTTCTCTCTGATTAGTAAGGCTAGTTATGAAAATGTTTCCAAGAAGTGGATCCCTGAGTTGAAGCACTATGCTCCTGGTGTCCCCATCGTCCTTGTTGGTACCAAACTAG ATCTTCGGGATGACAAACAGTTTTTCATCGACCATCCTGGTGCTGTCCCTATTACCACTGCTCAG GGAGAGGAGCTCAAGAAGCTAATTGAAGCGCCTGCTTACATCGAGTGCTCTTCAAAATCACAAGAG AACGTGAAGGGAGTCTTTGATGCAGCGATCAGAGTGGTCCTTCAACCTCCAAagcagaagaaaaagaagagcaaAGCACAAAAGGCTTGCTCCATTTTGTAA
- the LOC111208206 gene encoding protein MID1-COMPLEMENTING ACTIVITY 1-like → MSHSWDGLGEIASVAQLTGLDAVKLIGLIVKAANTAWMHKKNCRQFAQHLKLIGNLLEQLKLSEMKKYPETREPLEGLEDALRRSYILVNSCRDRSYLYLLAMGWNIVYQFRKAQDEIDRFLKIIPLITLVDNARVRERLEYIDRDQFEYTFAEEDRHVQDVIMKQESTREAASVLKKTLSCSYPNLRFCDALKTENEKLQIELQRSQEHYDVAQCEVIQRLIGVTQTVGEVQGGSEKELAKKASRKTVEYSYEEDHPKKSSSRAASRSTSSVTSRHDMLSRRESQHHEEEWHTDLLACCSEPSLCLKTFFFPCGTLAKIATAATNRHMSSAEACNELMAYSLILSCCCYTCCVRRKLRKTLNITGGYIDDFLSHLMCCCCALVQELREVEIRGAYGMEKTKVSPPPSQFMEH, encoded by the exons ATGTCTCATTCATGGGACGGGCTCGGGGAGATCGCATCAGTAGCCCAGCTCACGGGCCTCGACGCCGTCAAGCTCATCGGCCTCATCGTCAAAGCCGCCAACACCGCGTGGATGCACAAGAAGAACTGCCGCCAGTTCGCTCAGCACCTCAAGCTCATCGGGAACTTGCTCGAGCAGCTCAAGCTCTCCGAGATGAAGAAGTATCCGGAGACTCGCGAGCCTCTCGAAGGCCTCGAGGATGCTCTGAGGAGGTCTTATATTTTGGTTAACAGCTGTCGGGACAGGAGCTATCTCTACTTGTTGGCTATGGGGTGGAACATTGTGTATCAGTTCAGGAAGGCTCAGGATGAGATTGATCGGTTTCTTAAGATCATTCCTCTCATCACTTTGGTTGATAACGCTCGAGTTAGG GAGAGGTTAGAGTATATTGACCGTGATCAGTTCGAGTATACTTTTGCTGAAGAGGATAGACATGTGCAGGATGTTATTATGAAACAAGAATCCACCAGAGAAGCTGCTTCTGTGCTGAAGAAGACTCTCTCTTGCTCGTACCCTAACTTGCGGTTCTGTGATGCTCTCAAAACGGAAAACGAGAAACTGCAGATCGAGCTTCAGCGTTCGCAGGAGCATTATGATGTGGCTCAGTGTGAGGTCATTCAGCGTTTGATCGGTGTTACTCAAACTGTTGGTGAAGTTCAAGGCGGCTCTGAGAAGGAACTGGCGAAGAAAGCTTCGAGAAAAACTGTTGAATATTCGTATGAGGAAGATCATCCCAAGAAAAGCAGTAGTCGTGCAGCTTCGAG GTCCACCTCTTCTGTTACATCGAGGCATGATATGCTTTCACGAAGAGAATCACAGCACCATGAAGAAGAATGGCATACCGACTTACTAGCTTGTTGTTCGGAACCTTCTCTTT GCTTGAAGACATTCTTTTTCCCGTGTGGTACTTTGGCGAAGATTGCCACTGCAGCAACTAACAGGCACATGT CTTCAGCTGAAGCATGTAATGAGCTAATGGCGTATTCTTTGATACTTTCGTGTTGCTGCTACACTTGCTGCGTTAGGAGGAAACTCCGGAAAACACTCAACATAACG GGAGGGTACATTGACGACTTTCTATCTCATTTGATGTGTTGTTGCTGTGCTCTAGTTCAAGAACTGCGAGAAGTTGAGATTCGTGGGGCTTATG GTATGGAGAAGACGAAAGTAAGTCCGCCTCCTTCGCAGTTCATGGAACATTGA
- the LOC111208205 gene encoding UPF0434 protein BRADO0313 isoform X1: MVRLSRVMLKEAGNAIDKTLSEILVCPLSKQPLRFGSVRVCEKTKSLVSDTIGVSFPIKDGIPCLVPKDGKILEEDGDASKAS; the protein is encoded by the exons ATGGTGAGATTAAGCAGAGTGATGCTTAAAGAGGCTGGAAATGCAATCGACAAGACTCTGTCGGAGATTCTCGTGTGCCCTCTCTCCAAGCAACCTTTgaggttcggttcggttcg GGTCTGCGAGAAGACGAAGTCACTTGTCAGCGACACGATCGGTGTCTCATTTCCT ATAAAAGATGGGATTCCATGCTTGGTTCCAAAGGATGGTAAAATACTTGAGGAGGATGGTGATGCATCCAAAGCTTCTTGA
- the LOC111208205 gene encoding UPF0434 protein BRADO0313 isoform X2, protein MVRLSRVMLKEAGNAIDKTLSEILVCPLSKQPLRVCEKTKSLVSDTIGVSFPIKDGIPCLVPKDGKILEEDGDASKAS, encoded by the exons ATGGTGAGATTAAGCAGAGTGATGCTTAAAGAGGCTGGAAATGCAATCGACAAGACTCTGTCGGAGATTCTCGTGTGCCCTCTCTCCAAGCAACCTTTgag GGTCTGCGAGAAGACGAAGTCACTTGTCAGCGACACGATCGGTGTCTCATTTCCT ATAAAAGATGGGATTCCATGCTTGGTTCCAAAGGATGGTAAAATACTTGAGGAGGATGGTGATGCATCCAAAGCTTCTTGA
- the LOC111207694 gene encoding protein FD, with the protein MLFSANHQRNNRVSATSKNKTLNKVSSISSSSSPSHPQDSQSQKKSLVTMEDVWKDINLGSIHSQHPRGNHEPRFGSHNHHNQNPNSIFQDFLNRPLNQEPTIPTSLTMSSSSNGDTTTVTALLSSSPLEPPATVLSLNSGAGFEFLDNQDPLVTPNYNLHSHNHLTNIPSFNTSFEALDTPTCFGKKRGQESNEEGSGNRRNKRMIKNRESAARSRARKQAYTNELELKVAHLKAENARLMRQQDQVKIEAENQQPKKNTLQRASTAPF; encoded by the exons ATGTTGTTTTCAGCAAATCATCAGAGAAACAATAGAGTCTCTGCTACGAGCAAGAACAAGACTCTCAACAAAGTTTCTTCTATttcatcctcatcatctccttcACACCCACAAGACTCTCAATCCCAAAAGAAATCTCTAGTCACCATGGAAGATGTTTGGaaagatatcaaccttggttcCATCCACAGCCAACATCCACGAGGCAACCATGAGCCAAGGTTCGGGAGCCACAACCACCATAACCAAAACCCTAACTCTATCTTCCAAGATTTTCTCAACAGGCCTTTGAACCAGGAACCAACAATACCCACCAGCCTCACCATGAGTTCTTCCTCTAATGGAGATACCACCACTGTCACTGCTCTCTTGAGCAGCTCTCCTTTGGAACCTCCTGCAACTGTTCTGAGCTTGAATTCTGGAGCCGGCTTTGAGTTTCTTGATAACCAAGATCCTCTTGTTACCCCTAACTATAATCTGCATAGCCACAATCACCTCACAAACATTCCTTCATTCAACACGTCTTTTGAGGCTCTGGATACACCGACTTGTTTTGGAAAGAAAAGAGGCCAAGAGTCTAATGAAGAAGGTTCAGGGAACCGAAGAAATAAGCGTATGATCAAGAACAGAGAATCTGCTGCTCGTTCAAGAGCTAGGAAACAG GCTTATACAAACGAGTTAGAGCTTAAAGTTGCTCACCTAAAGGCAGAAAATGCAAGACTCATGAGACAACAAGATCAG GTAAAAATAGAGGCAGAAAATCAGCAACCCAAAAAGAACACACTCCAACGGGCTTCCACAGCACCATTTTGA
- the LOC111207847 gene encoding la-related protein 1C has translation MASSNNPNSSSSSSSGSPTAAQSRRPSRHVSSPWTQIVRGGESVPTIAAAAAAPSSPQSKPPIEPIADASASSVEAAAGEEKPEGNAGKKPVWKRPSNGGAAASEVGPVMGASSWPALSEAANKSSSDSLKSLGDVVAPSPPVPVSQGIANASVPASKPVGRANPNPTPNNSRQRSFKRNGASGSAANGTASQPSGLSSLAESPSHNPSPRGQNQRNGFPSQTHGGSGGGGADNVSQRDSYRNQNGNHHQTHGGRRNQEQHGNQNWTFSRSFNGREGNAQSQRGAPPAFVRHPPPPSVQTIPPQFMAAQPFASPLPFPPELASQYYQRMPFVAPLSPGPVFYHVQDPPLNIKLQKQIHYYFSEENLIKDTYLRRQMDDQGFVPLPVIAGFNKVAELTDSVQQIAEALQGSPVVEVQGERIRKRYNWQLWLIPQDPSSPLSVGAVASRVGNLALGESSAGPNGGSSSRLQPAGAGNEAVSDGQQQSPGGVPGSNRNGSDGANR, from the exons ATGGCCTCCTCCAATAACcctaactcttcttcttcttcttcttccggcAGCCCCACCGCCGCGCAATCGCGCCGCCCCTCTCGGCATGTTTCCTCTCCCTGGACTCAAATCGTCCGCGGCGGCGAATCGGTCCCCACGATCGCCGCCGCCGCAGCTGCTCCGTCCTCTCCTCAATCCAAGCCCCCGATCGAGCCGATCGCTGATGCTTCTGCTTCTTCGGTCGAGGCGGCGGCTGGAGAGGAGAAACCGGAGGGCAATGCCGGGAAGAAACCGGTTTGGAAAAGGCCTTCTAACGGTGGGGCTGCTGCTTCTGAGGTTGGACCTGTCATGGGAGCTTCGTCTTGGCCTGCGCTTTCGGAGGCTGCCAACAAGTCTTCCTCTGACTCTCTTAAAAGCCTCGGCGATGTTGTAGCGCCGTCGCCACCTGTCCCCGTTTCTCAG GGAATTGCTAATGCTTCTGTTCCTGCATCGAAGCCAGTGGGCCGTGCAAATCCTAATCCAACACCAAACAACTCGCGCCAGAGATCATTTAAACGAAATGGCGCTTCTGGATCCGCTGCTAATGGTACTGCTTCCCAACCATCAGGGCTGAGTTCACTTGCGGAGTCGCCTTCGCACAACCCTTCTCCCAGAGGCCAGAACCAGAGGAACGGCTTTCCGTCACAAACCCATGGTggtagtggtggtggtggggcTGACAACGTATCTCAACGAGACTCGTACAGGAACCAAAACGGTAACCATCACCAAACTCACGGCGGCAGGCGCAATCAGGAGCAGCACGGAAATCAAAACTGGACTTTCAGCAGGAGCTTTAATGGGAGAGAAGGGAATGCACAATCACAGAGAGGTGCTCCTCCAGCTTTTGTAAGACATCCACCTCCTCCATCTGTGCAGACAATTCCTCCTCAGTTTATGGCGGCTCAGCCGTTTGCCAGCCCTCTGCCTTTCCCTCCTG AACTGGCGTCGCAATATTATCAGCGTATGCCTTTCGTTGCTCCTCTCTCACCTGGGCCAGTCTTCTACCATGTCCAAGATCCTCCTTTGAACATAAAACTTCAGAAGCaaatacattattattttag tgAAGAGAATTTGATTAAAGACACATATCTTCGTCGGCAGATGGATGATCAGGGTTTTGTTCCACTACCTGTGATTGCTGGTTTCAATAAG GTTGCAGAACTTACAGATAGTGTGCAGCAAATAGCGGAGGCTCTACAAGGTTCACCTGTTGTTGAAGTTCAG GGTGAAAGAATAAGGAAACGCTATAATTGGCAACTTTGGTTGATTCCTCAAGACCCTTCGAGCCCCCTGTCTGTTGGTGCAGTAGCAAGCCGAGTCGGAAACTTGGctcttggtgagagctcggcaGGTCCAAATGGTGGCTCAAGCAGTCGGCTCCAACCTGCGGGAGCAGGAAACGAAGCTGTTTCAGATGGTCAGCAACAGTCTCCTGGTGGTGTTCCAGGGAGCAACCGCAATGGCTCGGATGGTGCAAACCGTTGA
- the LOC111207500 gene encoding NEP1-interacting protein 1-like has protein sequence MASYRSQSEFCPLSPCPSLGNIVERIKDACRFLVSAVLGTILSAILTFFFALVGTLLGAVTGALIGQETESGFIRGAAVGAISGAVFSIEVFESSLLLWKSNESRFGCLLYLIDVIVSLISGRLVRERIGPAMLSAVQSQMGAADATFDDLSSIFDTGGSKGLTVDVVDKIPKIIITGDASGNKDSCSVCLQDFQLGETARSLPHCHHMFHLPCIDNWLLRHGSCPMCRRDL, from the exons ATGGCTTCTTATAGATCCCAATCTGAGTTTTGCCCTCTCTCGCCGTGTCCCTCTCTCGGTAACATCGTGGAACGGATCAAAGACGCATGTCGTTTCCTCGTCTCCGCTGTTCTTGGCACGATTCTCTCGGCGATCTTGACCTTCTTCTTCGCTCTAG TGGGCACATTGCTTGGAGCAGTCACGGGAGCTTTAATAGGCCAAGAAACAGAGAGCGGCTTCATCCGAGGAGCGGCGGTTGGAGCCATCTCAGGAGCTGTTTTCTCCATCGAAGTCTTTGAATCCTCTCTCCTCCTCTGGAAATCTAATGAGTCACGTTTCGGTTGCCTCCTCTACTTG ATTGATGTCATTGTTAGTCTCATAAGCGGTAGACTCGTACGAGAGCGCATAGGTCCAGCAATGCTAAGCGCGGTTCAAAGTCAGATGGGAGCTGCGGATGCAACATTCGATGATCTTTCGAGTATCTTTGACACCGGTGGCTCGAAAGGATTAACAGTAGATGTGGTTGATAAAATACCCAAAATCATAATCACTGGAGATGCTTCAGGCAACAAAGACTCGTGTTCTGTTTGTCTTCAAGATTTTCAGCTAGGTGAAACTGCGAGAAGCTTGCCGCATTGTCATCACATGTTCCACTTGCCTTGCATTGACAATTGGCTACTTAGACACGGTTCTTGTCCAATGTGTAGACGTGATTTGTAA